From the Plasmodium reichenowi strain SY57 chromosome Unknown, whole genome shotgun sequence genome, the window TCATGAATTTgttgatatttttttattgcTTTGTCATTCAATTTATCAATTATTTCCTTAAGTTCTGGGTCATTGTGATAATGTGGGTTATGATTTTGGGTTTGTGCTAATAAT encodes:
- a CDS encoding stevor produces the protein ENCQNKHYNVSLIQNNTKRTKIKSRLLAQTQNHNPHYHNDPELKEIIDKLNDKAIKKYQQIH